The Silene latifolia isolate original U9 population chromosome X, ASM4854445v1, whole genome shotgun sequence genome contains the following window.
TCTCTAATACTTTGTTCACTTAATTTAATGTAAAGGTTGGGTGTTCAACTACTAGAATTGGAACTAAAATGATTTGGTTGCTTTGGTTGTTATACTCTATGAAGAATGTGGAACTAAAATGATTTGATTTATTTTGTTGTTACTCTTTTTGTTGTTATGCTCACATGGGAGAGTTGATGCATTCCTTCCTATATATTTCTGAAGCTTAGTTCTGATGGCCATGTCCACTTCATCATATTCTATTACATAACTATAACCATAGGGTCAGATGTTGCTATTTTGCAAAAATTGGAGGCTGTGTGGAAGGACAAGAATCCTCTTCTAAACACAGAAGTATAGCAGATTTTATTTAGCATTACAAGAATCCCCTTCTAAACACACAAGTATAGCAGACTAGAGGCTGTCAATCTTTCTCAAAGCTCTCATTCCGTTCACACTTTTTGATATGTTTTATGACtggattttatttgttttataaacaattttttgccattttagttcCCTTTACATCATATCTGGGATATGTTCACTAATTTGTAAACCAGGATCTACTATCTGGGTAAGTTCAAATTCACACACTTATCTTGCTTAGATAGAATCCTTATTCTAATCTTGTTTGTTAATTTAAtgttgtttttgaaatttttatgtgtTGTTCAATTTTGGTGGAATTTTTTGAAACTGGGTCTGAGTTAAGTCGCGCCTTTATTGCTTTGTTTTTGTATCTtctaattttgtgattatgattTCATCTCTATGAATCTTAGTAAATCTAGAAGTTGTCTAGTTACAGCTTAGGTATAGGCGTGACCGTGTGAGTGTCAAAGCttgttatttaatacaattaatttGGAAACATTCTCCTCGATTTTTAATGAAAATGCAAACTTCAATCATTATAATTTGCCAGCTCTAGTTGTGGACATAACAGTTGCCAGATGTAGTTGATTTGAATAGACCATATGGATGAGAAATGCAGATATTATGCAGATTTATGACACAAAGCAGAGCTAATTCTTTGACTAAATTGTCTAGTTGATTGGCTTGATAATGTAGAattgtattttaatttttaaGTGGGTCGAGTAATTTGTTTTACTGGATTGTTTTTTTATTATTCACTTAACTATGTAAACTTATATGTGTCTTGGCAGATGTAGAAGGGAATATCAAAAAGGCTATTGTAAGTTTGACTAAGGACAACAAAGAGCTACAAACCAAGTTGAATGAGACCAATTTCATTTTGTCTAAAATCTTGGAAGGTACGAGTTCTAGAATACCGTCGCCCGAGTTAGCTcaccttgcaaaattgaccttgaATTCACAGGTATTTTTATGTACTCTTTAATTTTAATACGTGTACTAGGCATGAGATGAACTTTACCCATGTGTTTAGCATCAGTTTTCCGCTTTGGGGTATGTTCTGGCACTAATGGGTTCCAAACTTCTGCATTTGGATATCAGAAAGCTCTTCACTGATAAGCTATACTCCAGAGTCATTGTTCAACTTATACGACAAatcattttatttgttttctttcCCATTTAATCCTTCATTGTATTGTACACTATGCATTATTTACACCGCCATTGCTGCCTACATCTTGATGCATTTATGGGCGCTCCTTTAACCTGCTTTAGCCCCAGTTTCTGAGTCTGGATAAGTCGAATTTAGGTTGGAGACCAAGAATGAGATTTGCATTGGGTGACCTGGCAGTATGGTTCCATCTAAGGCCATTGTAGAAATTAATGTGCACACGGAATTTTCTTAACCAATTTTGGTAATATTTTGGATTGTAACTTCCTTCTACCTGTCGTTTCGAGACCTTGACAGTTTGTTGCATTCAAGATATATTGTCTACTTTTTGGATTTATTGATCGTGTTTTATACTATTATGAAATGATTATCTGTGATTTTTGGAGTATGTCTTGCTTTGGATTTATTGGAcattattgtcattattattatttggCTTTGAGTGGTATCCGGCTTTGAGTGGTATCACGTCAGCATCCTCCtgtgcagcagcagcagcaacaacttTGAGGATTAAAATTTCTTCTCTCAGGTTGAACCAACATGCCCACCATACGCCAAATGAAAGCTAATTGAGTTATATTTCATTTCCAATTTGAATCACATTCAAAGAACTTGTGGATTTTGAAATATGATCGTTTCTTTGATGACAGGTCAAAACTGAACTACATAGCATTTCTGTGTGCAGTCTGCATGTAATGGCTATTTTCTGGAGTTATACAGAAGCTATGAGtatgattccaacttctaaatTTAGGTAACACTTTAAGCTTTCTAATGAGATAAGAATCATGTGACTTGATCAAGTATATAGGCAGATATGAAACATTGAGTACGCCCCTTATATATGCAAGTTAACTGTCAGAATGTTATTAAGCTTGCGTTTTCGCTCCTAAATGCATCCAAACGTTAATTAAGGCTCTCCTGGACTGTCATTGGGACCATTCTTCTAGCATGATAAATGAATGGCCTTACCCTTAGCTACTGCTGCATTCTGACTGTGTTCAACTGACTTGGTAGCTTGATGGACGGAGAATGTCATGATGCTTGTGTTGATCAGTTTTCGACTTTTTTCCCTTGTTTGTCTGTTCGTTACATTCCCCAATCCCTTAATATATAGGAGAGAGCATGATCTAGCTAAGTAAGCTAAAATAATGTAGTTCTTTCTTTTGTACTTCTAGCAAAAGAAATAAGATATTGCTACTGTCGTAATCAATTGAACATCACCGATAGCATACCTAGTTCTAGTAGTTGCGAATCATTCATTCATGCATACATTTAGTATAAGTGACTATAGAGATGGTCATAGTCGCATGACTTGGCACCTAATAGAGATAGTCTCAAAGTTCTATTGTATTTCCTGAATGTAACTGATGTTTGTTGCAGGGGTCTTGTTTGGATATATTGTTGTCTTCAGGGTAGGGATTATAAATCATAGCTCTACTTTTATGGTTTTTCTTAAGCAATGTCGTGATTTAATCTTTTACTTATTATTAGTAGCACAAATTTTTACTTGATttattgataatattaatttttctTGCATGTAGATATCAGACTCAACAAATGGTGGCGGTGCAACTAGATGAAAGGAGCAAACCTCGAATTCACTTTTGCGAGTAGATTAGTCGCACCCTTTGGCTTGGATTTAATCTTTTGGGAACATTTTATTATTTTTGCATGAAAACATTAATAGCGATATTTTTTCTGATTTCTATCGTTCGGATGAGATAGTTACAATACTTTTGAATTTTGAAAGCATTTAATGTGATAATTCAATTTTATGATATAAAATTTTGTTTTTCTTATATTCTAGTCCAATTAATGTTGTTTATACACTCTTTATGATGTCATCTAGTAATCTATATGATTTAATTCATTCGTAGTAACGAAAATAGTAGTCGTAGTCAATTTGTTTAGTGACGGAAAAAAGCGTCGAGAAATTTCTAACTGTTGACGCAGATAAGTGTAGAGAAACTTTGACGCTGAAAAGCGTCGTTGCTTGTGACACAAAAAAGTGTCGACAAGGTTGACGCTATAAAGCGTAAGAAAATCCTGACGCCCCAAAAAACCACGTTTTTAAAAGCGTCGGGAAATAAAATAGCGACGCTTTTAAGCGTTGAGAATAGCCTTAAAAAGCGTCGAGAAAGCAAGGTATTTGTTGTAGTGTTTTCACGATCTCTTAGAAGCAATTTAACTCTACTTTTTCTTTTTATACTAATCCCTCCATCTAAGCTAATTTCAATTGACACGTGGAGTATGGTGAACGCTTAATTttgccttttaatagtattgtaTAGATTTTAATTTTTGAGAGGAGGATACGCGAGAAAATATATCAGTTGAGAGATAACATCATCCTAATTCATTTCTTATCTCTTGTCAATTAGAGGCATTTCTATATCTCTTATTATTGGTGAACTTTGATATGAGCTTAAACAACTATTCCAATGAATTCCGAGGAAATAAGGATACATAATTTTATTATGTCAGATTTTATTTTCTAATAATATACTCCATAGGACCATAGTATATATAAGaacagatttgaaagaaagaGTATGAGAGGAAGTAAGAAGTAGAATTCCAGAGTTGGACAATTATTAGCAATAGAAAATTAGCAAAACTAACAACACGTTTTTCGGAATGTCACAATCAATAAAGATTTAAGCATACATGATTCAAATATACTTTGTATGATTTAAGCATAGATGTTTCCTCTTCATTCATCAACATTACAATCAAAACAATACTACTATTTTGTAAGAATTATTAGCGTTTCTAATTCatgagaaaataaaatatatacacaattcattaaaaaaatatttctcgaagaaatattgtgagtattATCTCTATATATTTATTAAAGAGgttttttttcgagcgattctaagctgtccacatcatcaaaaatcaatttaggaaagttccttaaataataatttttgatgtaaagaaTAAAGTggataatcttttaattattataatatagtaTATATTTCCTAATTTATATTCAAGTCATGTTTCTATTTTTTACATGAAAACTTTTAcctttcatttgacaaaaaacattatttaaaaagttatgaaaataatataattagattagattcgtggtaaaaaatgctatcatcagaatataaatttcatataatttgcacacaTTAAAAATTGTGTACTTCGTAGTATgctatatgtcccacattgaaaaataatgttggtgaggtaaatatactacatatagataatagaattgtcccacatcgaaagattagcataaaatAGGGTGATCCGATGATTataggtatcaacccaaaatcttttgagtttcTTAAGTATTGTCgtagagagctcttaagagtttgtaTCATTATCTCCAAAATAAgatatatattttctatattatatttaagtgaagttcatattttttatataaaaacttataccaTTTGACAAAAAAAGCATCGTAATAAAACGTATGAATATTATATagttagattcgtggtaaaataaatgttatcattagagtattggtttcatatcatttgcacatattttaattatgataaaaaaaatagaaaaaaaacgtacgaatattaatagataatatagtatttgtttattattaaatcgggttggatgtcaaagtaggttcgaaaaatatggtgtatttctaagtatattattCGTTCCACATTGAAAATTAATGGAAGTGTTATGAATATACTACCTACAAACAGTTGAATTGTTCCACATCaaaaaattatcataaggtggggcgatctcatgattataaataggattcatccttgaaacttacttatcaacccaaaatattttgagtctctcaattattgtcttagagagctcatatatattttaagtctctcaagtattgtcttagatagctcttaattataagagtttgtattaacggcaCGCCTCAATTATAACAataacatacaaatattaatcacgtaaatAATTATAAAAGCGATtacatattagtgatattataatatgATTATTTTAAGACAATTGATAGTATAAATAACTTCATTTATGACAAaatcacaacttaaataaatatacgtaaattggttattaatttgtcataaataatGATAATCTCTACACTAAGatagaaaatttataaaatataataaaatcagGTGTTATATAAGAAGATCATGAGTACACAAACAAATCGATAATTAgctttactttgataaatagtagaattaaatcttcttaactttcaaatataggtaattattatgcctcataACATTTGAGTAAGACTAAAATACAACGTTATTTTTAACCATTTATCGAAATCGCACCAAAAAAAAAGCCTTTTACATTTATTTATACATTTTAATGATTCTTCCATTTCATATTAAAATTCATgttaggaaaaaaaattaaaaatatgtAATTTAAACAATTAGATTAGTGAAAATACTTATTTTATATTCCCAAAGATCAATAATTGCATAAGCtaggtgggtgatcctatgatatAGTTAAAaacaattatgaaaataatataattagattcatgataaaaaaatgttatcattaacaTATAGGTTTCGTATTATTTACACATATTACAAGTGGTatatttcttagtatgttatatatcCTAAACtgaacgtataaataatagaattgtcgcacatcgaaagattagcataaggtgagtgatcctatgattataaatagaatgcatccttgaaacttaggtatcaatccaaaatattttgagtctctcaagtattgtcttagagagctcttacaatatgatataaaaaataatgtgGAGAATTCATTTGATAAAAAAAGTATCGTAAAAAACAAAAATTAtggaaattatataattagattcgtggaaGAAAAAATGCTACCATTagagtatatattttttttattatttgcatatattttagttatgataaaaaaatagaaaacaaaaatGTATGAACATAGTATAGTACTAAGTACggaaaagatggtgtatttctttgtatgttatttgtcccacattgaaaaataatatagataTTGTTAATATATAAAGCATAAAGAGTCTAATTGGGGTGATCCTATtttcctatgattataaatatgagtcatctttAAACTTACGTATCAGCAACCTAAAATATTTTGAGTCTCTCTTATGTCTTAAGTGTTGTCTTAGAGGTCTCTTATTAGAGTTTCTATTATTCTCTCTACAATAgcgaaatttatttattttttgtttttatcGCATAAATAAAAAATGGTAGTGTGTATTTATTTATCTTCTATTTTCATTGAAAGAAATATTGTAAtcatatgtaaacaaataattataTGTAAATATTAAAGCCTTATAATATTTTTTCATTATAACTAAATTAATTaccccgtgcaacgcacgggttTTCAACCTAGTAAGTAAttatttgatggaaaacaaaaatgatttaaaggcttgaaaACATTTAAATTTGGAACAACGAATTGATGAATGAGCATCGGGTTCCAATCAATAACCATGCAAAATATTTACTCCGAATATGACACTATTAAATGGTCAAATTGACATCCTTGTAGCATACTTCAACCCTTCAACTAAGACATTTGATTTATAACCCATTTGACAAAATACAAGATGAAGAAACATGTTACACGAGGAACTAAATTGCACGAAAAAATGAAACACAATCTAATACACAATTTACAAAATTTTACAATTAATATTCAAGGCCTAGTATATTTAAAATATAACATCTCACCATTTATTAGAGATTCATTCTACTATTTGACATTCCACATACACCATaataaaaaagaaaaggaaaacccgacaaaaataaaagagtattCAAGCCAAAAGAAAATTGTAGAGATGTGTAACGATTATTTTCCAATTTCTTGCAATGTTATTGATGATTTGAGTATGTCATTCTCCTGCAATTccaacacaaacacaaaaaaaaataacaaaataaaattataaccattaattcaaaacataataaagaaAAAAAGTGAAATAACTCATTTAGTTCTCTATGAATACTTTACCTACAAactttttgaataaaaatgataattatgattattataatgtttatataagaaaatttttgtatttaattatcacattaatttcaaaaatttattcGAGGGAAGATGAAAGATTTTGTGAATGAAGGGGAAGATAAAAAAATTATGATgacataaatacaaagtataataatgttGAAAGAAAACAAAAGGGTCATCCCattaaatttaaaaaataaagATTACATAAATAGGGTAGATTGATAACCAAAGTTGTGAGAGTAAAATAAAAAGTTTGTAttaatttagttttttttttgtgtttacaactaatatttttaaaaatatttctacttatttgtataacttttataTAAATAAATGAATGTGTAATTTTTAAGTagtattatttttgaaaatttaagTTTAACAATTATCAAAGGAAAAATAGATAACGTTTGCAATCAACATTTCATCATATGAAATCAGTGTATTAAAATTAGTATGAAAAACATTAATCGATTCCTTAACATGTTCAAttacaaaaatttaaaataaaatgtcAATTTTAGTCATACATTTAGATGTTTGTAGAGATTACATCACTCTTGCAATTTTTTTCACTCATTAAATATTTaatgtaaataattaatttaatatagaTATAGTTACATTTTGTGCAGGGAATTTTAGTTAATTTATGACTTTATGTATAATATGGAAAGGTTAGTTTAGTAATTTTAGATGGTGATGAGGTGGCATCATAATAAGATAGAAAATGTGGAATCCTTGTCAATTAAGCTATCAACATGtcttttaatattatttattatagaTAGAtctataaaataatataaaaagggtAACATTGAGTGTAATTCTTATGGATATATGACACCAAATGACACTCTTATGATGCCACATATACAATACTACATAGTTTACATGGGGAGGCGATCATTCAATACTCAATAATTCACCATTATTATGTTTTGGTTTAATGGCTCATAATTATCTAACGCTTTAATCATCTTCCTCACTTGAACTGAAGAGTCACGAACGCTCTTCTTACCATTTAATGTTATTATTGCCGTAGTTTAATGGCACACAATTATCAATTATCTCTTCAATTTACAATTTGTATGTAATAGTTATTTGTAGTCTTTTAAATCTATCTCTCATCACCCATTTTCACCCCAACTACTTCAATCTCACATTTCACAAGTAAGGCTCTACCTCCTCTCGCCTTAttttcaaatttaattatttaatttaacatTTTATTTTAAAGATTAATAATCTTTAAGAAGTTTTACTTTTGCGTAATTATTATTGTAGAATCTAAATTTTAATGTTTTTCCAATCTGTTTTTGCAGATTTGAAGAAACATTGTAATTTGTAAAGACTTTGGAGATGTTTGAATGAATATGGAGAAACCACAAAAACTGTATATTGCTTTCTTCTATTTATATACTCTATTGGTATTTTTTATGTTGATGTTATCATGATTCAAGATTGCAAAATATCTACAGCCGTCTTTTTTGTAAGTCGTATACTCGTACTCTATAAATTTGTGAAAAATGGGTTGATGGTGGTGAAATGAAAAGAGCTTGAATGCTTCATAGTAGCCGGTAGGTACGTATGGGAGTGGTGGGATGGAATTTGCCAATTTTTATTTAATCTTTTTGTTGTTTATGAAGGAGCTAattgtaacatttcgtgtctgttatatttaattgatgtgtcaaaagtgtgtgttaactgtgttagaaatgcgtgatgtccgtatgtacgatagaCAATACCCCTTttgatgtttgagtacgggagcgaacttcgggacgaagttcatcttaaggggggaagactgtaataccccgtatcttatataatcgattaaacggatattattatatattagatattatacatttcatattggttgcatcgtaatatcgtgaatgttattaagtcgggtttatatcgtatatgttgagtcgggctacatcacattttgtcttttgggtcaagaatcgtatcacccatctacccatctacatttacccaattaccatacccgtttaaaccatttgccttacccggaacatgtaaccatcatttaccctaaacctaatctaagagccgctctccctctcccctcttttaacagttgagtcatttataatttcatattatcattcataaaaccattctaaacctagagagagggagaggaagaagaattgccGAGCCTTTCATtagattgaagatttctcatcgattccaacctaattcgatctccctgtttgtaagtcgatttcattccattgtttatactattttaaagtgtttgtcttcaaaaagtttgaaaagagagtcctgtttatttgatgtctagtttatgcatataaaatctcatagtcaaattctttatggtttgtcctaggtgatttatttatgaacatgtcgctgaaaagtccgcgaatctgatttggttgtggaaaatgatttgaaaccctaatttttatgtcgattcagttatgaggcttctttatacatcatctttgtatagtctagatgataataggatttggaattactgcaaaatgatgttttaaactcattttatgaatcaatactttttatgtgacggtttctgtcagtttttggaaatcagtctggaaacccttgataagtatggaatttgggaaaaacacgttagatataatttgtagctaagactcatggggttccaattcaattggccttgtatcaatttgatttttctggaattagttatgtattttattccgagtctgtcatgtgctgaaaaatcaggaaaaatcgtgtttgttctttaagttgatattcctattaagttatgatgagtctaggttatgtgcatgattatttgattgagtaggtggtaattatatataattatgttatgtaggtgatggatatgtgaaggttcataattgattgcttgtgtgagcttggattgcgaaaaggtagggaaatacacttgacttatcagcgttgttgttaagttgtgttgacttgttgtatttcatatgaccaaactgtgaacgttgacttgttttgtggttgttgatttatgttatgatttatatactggaatgtggttgactgatctgatcgtgttgagtatgttatcacaacatttttggtagctggcatgatttcattcattgatatacatattgtgttgcattgtttactgttgcgcattcatatgcattggagatggaggatgttgtggtgatgtggtgtagtgatgatgatgttgtgataaggcccaggcgggttctgcagcacttgccctggtgtcctcatgagaaatggcggatcggctacggtcgatatatatagtctactagggggatcggtatggtgggcgttccgggttatgagatatgagttgagatggaggtggaggtgacggaggagcatgcatatcatattttgttgtttcattgtattccctactcaacctcgtggttgaccatgtgtattcgtgaacacctgtgacgatccaaatattggggagcagacttgacaggtttatgagataggatgggagcttgatgggcgtgagacactggatcagaagacttagtagctagatcatcatttagaagactttcacttttatttatgttagttcttgtaatttgatgtaaatgaggttttgtaaaaagttaagttaaagaaattatgtaatttgccttggagtttaatttgttattcactacctcgggaaaccgagatggtaacagtccggtttattaggaatgtcttgctagaggctcctttataaatcggggtgttacaaagtggtatcagagcgaacgatcctcaggcctaaaccaatgaaaccaatgaacgtaggatgtgtctaaataaaatgaacccctgggaataaactgttaggagctcacagtgcggttaagaaggcgcccttaatgcgtgctcttttgccctctcgatTTTGAActgtaacccgagagaaatcgagtgaatggggtagttagaaggaaaaccttggatataatcgagtgggtgtacaccttaagacccatatattctaaccatgctgtaggacaacgttacggtaagtattttgtatgaatgatgacgtgatcatatgatgttgtggagatga
Protein-coding sequences here:
- the LOC141617054 gene encoding uncharacterized protein LOC141617054; amino-acid sequence: MISDASATPYSTPNNPYFFTHSFVFCCLNCFDYWFYSYIFPQALLETGKDVKRLHLLLMAKEPHRYKPGTVALTKFENFKNPSNLLSPCAVCPSYVEGNIKKAIVSLTKDNKELQTKLNETNFILSKILEGTSSRIPSPELAHLAKLTLNSQVKTELHSISVCSLHVMAIFWSYTEAMSMIPTSKFRYQTQQMVAVQLDERSKPRIHFCE